A DNA window from Akkermansiaceae bacterium contains the following coding sequences:
- a CDS encoding LptF/LptG family permease, giving the protein MRISDRYLGKQVLFGTIYAVLVLSVVLVLGSLFKEIRGLLVEQKAPPMLLVRFIISMLPFSLMFTIPWGFLTAVLLVFGRLSTDHEVTAFRVAGLSLTRLALPVFVIGAALSGICLYLNVNVVPLAKASVQDLAMEQVKKDPRALLDPGKVQAFLKESKNGSNMLFVEDKEGEQLVGFHLYWNRKLEDGEEGEEERSERTYIHAEGASIKVDNEKRQFSLRLLNAFFEAKQADGPPNIGLSGAAEPLVLPYDWKAPRTKANSMTNGEIRQYLRSKPELELRKQVDFRSEITKRFSFSMACFAFAFVAVPLGLKSRRKDTSTGLVLSLLLGAGYFLFSVFSAEFETDLGATVTLWLPNVLCVLVGLFLFRRAKFK; this is encoded by the coding sequence ATGCGGATTTCTGACCGATATCTCGGAAAACAAGTGCTCTTCGGCACGATCTACGCCGTGCTCGTCCTGAGCGTGGTTCTGGTGCTCGGGAGTCTTTTCAAGGAGATCCGCGGTTTGCTGGTGGAGCAGAAGGCACCGCCGATGCTGCTGGTCCGCTTCATCATCAGCATGCTGCCGTTTTCGCTGATGTTCACCATTCCCTGGGGCTTTCTCACGGCGGTGCTGCTGGTCTTCGGCAGGCTGTCCACGGACCATGAGGTCACGGCGTTCCGGGTGGCGGGTTTGAGCCTGACGCGTTTGGCGCTGCCGGTGTTCGTCATTGGTGCGGCGTTGTCCGGCATCTGTCTGTATCTGAATGTGAACGTCGTGCCGCTGGCCAAGGCATCCGTCCAGGATCTGGCGATGGAACAGGTGAAAAAGGATCCTCGGGCATTGCTGGACCCCGGCAAGGTGCAGGCATTCCTGAAAGAATCGAAGAACGGTTCGAACATGCTGTTCGTTGAGGATAAAGAGGGTGAGCAACTTGTCGGCTTCCACTTGTACTGGAACAGGAAACTGGAGGACGGGGAGGAGGGCGAAGAGGAGAGATCTGAAAGGACCTACATCCATGCGGAAGGGGCCTCCATCAAGGTGGACAACGAAAAACGCCAGTTCAGCCTCCGGTTGCTCAACGCCTTTTTCGAGGCGAAGCAGGCGGATGGCCCGCCGAACATCGGTCTGAGTGGTGCGGCGGAGCCGCTGGTGCTTCCCTATGACTGGAAGGCGCCAAGGACGAAAGCGAACTCCATGACCAACGGGGAGATCCGCCAATACCTCCGGTCGAAACCGGAACTGGAACTCCGGAAGCAGGTTGACTTCCGCTCGGAGATCACCAAGCGCTTTTCCTTCTCGATGGCCTGCTTCGCGTTTGCCTTCGTGGCGGTGCCTCTGGGGTTGAAGAGCCGCCGCAAGGACACCTCCACCGGACTGGTGCTCAGCCTGCTGCTGGGCGCGGGATACTTCCTTTTTTCCGTTTTTTCCGCTGAGTTCGAAACGGATCTCGGTGCGACGGTCACGCTCTGGTTGCCGAACGTTCTTTGTGTCTTGGTCGGGTTATTCCTGTTCCGGAGAGCGAAGTTCAAGTAA
- a CDS encoding PH domain-containing protein: MSEESSLWKGSPSQWLNLWNFTGAIVLAAGIIVGGIFMPLVLVALVIPLAWLIWKYLTVRCQGFELTTERIKITQGVINQKLDEVELYRVKDMLMVRPWWMRLTGLASVILETSDRSQPTLEIPAVRGGLQLREQLRKQVEMQRDRKRVREMDFQDSPMGDGVDIL, translated from the coding sequence GTGAGCGAAGAATCCTCTCTCTGGAAAGGCAGTCCGTCCCAGTGGCTCAATCTCTGGAATTTCACCGGAGCCATCGTGCTGGCGGCGGGCATCATCGTGGGCGGCATCTTCATGCCGCTGGTCTTGGTTGCCCTGGTCATCCCGTTGGCGTGGCTCATCTGGAAATACCTCACCGTGCGTTGCCAAGGGTTCGAGCTGACCACTGAGCGGATCAAGATCACCCAAGGCGTGATCAACCAGAAACTGGACGAGGTGGAGCTTTACCGGGTGAAGGACATGCTGATGGTGCGCCCGTGGTGGATGCGCCTGACCGGCCTGGCGTCCGTCATTCTTGAAACTTCCGACCGCTCCCAGCCGACCCTCGAAATCCCGGCCGTGCGTGGAGGCCTGCAACTGCGCGAACAGCTTCGCAAACAGGTTGAAATGCAAAGGGATCGGAAAAGGGTGAGGGAAATGGATTTCCAGGATTCCCCAATGGGGGATGGAGTCGATATTCTCTGA
- a CDS encoding glycerophosphodiester phosphodiesterase: MKHTIHHLMAALFTATSLSSAAPLIIGHRGASAVAPENTVASIKEAWKEGADGTEVDIYLTKDGKLVTIHDKTTKRTTGEELDVRESTLEQLSALDAGSWKDAKWKGERIPTLGESLAAYPAGKTIYIEIKGGAEVLPELRKVIDASGKPKDEIFLIDFKLENLIASKPLFPDIRKLWIVGAKTDKETKEKTYPDVKELAAQAKAAGMDGLDLNHGFPMAAEDTAAIKKNGLLLAVWTVNDAEVAARWVKAGADAITTDKPELIRKSLGE, encoded by the coding sequence ATGAAACACACCATCCATCATCTCATGGCGGCTCTTTTCACCGCGACCTCCCTTTCCTCCGCCGCGCCGCTCATCATCGGTCACCGCGGTGCCTCCGCCGTGGCGCCGGAGAACACCGTCGCTTCCATCAAGGAGGCTTGGAAGGAAGGTGCGGACGGAACGGAGGTGGACATCTATCTGACGAAGGACGGCAAGCTGGTCACCATCCACGACAAGACGACCAAGCGGACCACCGGGGAGGAGCTGGACGTGAGGGAAAGCACGCTGGAGCAGTTGTCCGCCCTGGACGCCGGGTCATGGAAGGACGCGAAATGGAAGGGCGAGCGCATCCCCACGCTCGGCGAATCGCTCGCCGCCTACCCCGCCGGAAAGACCATCTACATCGAAATCAAAGGCGGAGCGGAGGTGCTGCCGGAACTCCGCAAGGTTATCGACGCCAGCGGCAAGCCGAAGGACGAGATATTCCTCATCGACTTCAAGCTGGAGAACCTGATCGCATCGAAGCCCCTGTTCCCGGACATCCGGAAACTCTGGATCGTGGGCGCGAAGACGGACAAGGAGACGAAGGAAAAAACGTATCCGGACGTGAAGGAACTGGCCGCGCAGGCGAAGGCCGCCGGGATGGACGGACTGGATCTGAACCACGGCTTTCCGATGGCTGCGGAGGACACCGCTGCCATCAAAAAGAACGGCCTGCTGCTCGCCGTGTGGACGGTGAATGACGCCGAGGTTGCGGCGAGATGGGTCAAGGCCGGAGCGGATGCCATCACCACGGACAAGCCGGAGCTCATCCGGAAGTCGCTCGGGGAGTGA
- the pgtP gene encoding phosphoglycerate transporter protein PgtP, translated as MSSRLLPFLKPAPAAEPLPQQEIDPAYRKLRLQVFTGIFVGYAAYYLVRKNFALAMPDILKAYPEYTKAQLGTAITGLSIAYGLSKFVMGSVSDRSNPKWFFPLGLILSAMVIASFGWIKGIYSSLVLIVALQTLNGWVNGMGWPPCGKTMVHWFGKKERGRVVSVWNVAHNVGGALVAKFALLGVILFHDWGAKFYFNAVIAAVVAVVVFFLMRDTPQSCGLPPIERYKGEDGESYSEEQERTLGFREIFFGHVLNNGLLWAIAVANAFVYFVRYGVVDWIPTYLQTAKGFSFGQSSTAWALFEYAAIPGTILCGWVSDTLFRGRRAPATILFMALTLVGILLYWANLKGPLWIDYVALGTVGFFVYGPVMIIGLHALELVPKNAAGTAAGFTGFFGYVFGAAIAGTGVGWISDHWGWGGVFATMTVCCVLTMVFSALTLIRKK; from the coding sequence ATGAGTTCCCGCCTGCTTCCGTTCCTGAAACCCGCGCCTGCGGCTGAGCCCCTCCCGCAGCAGGAAATCGACCCGGCATACAGGAAGCTGCGGCTTCAGGTGTTCACCGGGATCTTCGTCGGATACGCGGCCTACTATCTGGTGCGGAAGAATTTCGCGCTGGCGATGCCGGACATCCTGAAGGCCTATCCGGAATACACGAAGGCGCAGCTCGGCACCGCCATCACCGGGCTGTCCATCGCCTACGGTCTGTCGAAGTTCGTGATGGGTTCCGTTTCAGACCGCAGCAACCCGAAGTGGTTTTTCCCCCTGGGGCTGATCCTTTCCGCGATGGTGATCGCCTCCTTCGGTTGGATAAAGGGGATCTATTCGTCTTTGGTGCTGATCGTGGCGCTGCAGACGCTGAACGGCTGGGTGAACGGGATGGGGTGGCCGCCTTGCGGAAAGACGATGGTCCACTGGTTCGGGAAAAAGGAACGCGGCCGGGTGGTGTCGGTATGGAACGTGGCGCACAATGTGGGAGGCGCGCTGGTGGCGAAGTTCGCGCTGCTGGGTGTGATCCTTTTCCATGACTGGGGTGCGAAATTCTACTTCAACGCGGTCATCGCGGCCGTGGTGGCGGTGGTGGTTTTCTTCCTGATGCGGGACACGCCTCAGAGTTGCGGGCTGCCACCGATCGAGCGCTACAAGGGTGAGGACGGGGAGAGCTATTCCGAGGAGCAGGAGCGCACGCTGGGCTTCCGGGAGATCTTTTTCGGCCACGTGCTGAACAACGGGCTGCTGTGGGCCATCGCGGTGGCGAACGCGTTCGTCTATTTCGTGAGGTATGGGGTGGTGGACTGGATCCCCACCTACCTGCAGACGGCGAAGGGATTTTCTTTCGGCCAGTCCAGCACGGCATGGGCATTGTTCGAGTATGCGGCCATCCCCGGCACCATCCTCTGCGGCTGGGTGTCCGACACGCTGTTCCGTGGCAGGCGCGCCCCGGCGACGATCCTGTTCATGGCGCTCACGCTGGTGGGGATCTTGCTGTATTGGGCGAACCTGAAGGGGCCGCTGTGGATCGACTACGTCGCGCTGGGGACGGTCGGTTTCTTCGTCTATGGGCCGGTCATGATCATCGGCCTGCACGCGCTGGAACTGGTGCCGAAGAATGCGGCCGGCACCGCGGCGGGCTTCACCGGCTTTTTCGGCTACGTCTTCGGCGCGGCCATCGCGGGGACCGGCGTCGGCTGGATCTCCGACCACTGGGGCTGGGGCGGCGTGTTCGCCACCATGACCGTCTGCTGCGTGCTGACCATGGTCTTCAGCGCGCTCACCCTCATCCGGAAAAAATAA
- a CDS encoding PEP-CTERM sorting domain-containing protein produces MMRTIRFSAILPATCALLACAPPSQAAITTLIEDTFTGFSGAIGGRTPDTSFNDLKWTTSAGTLVFNGNGNGGLDVSHAYSRTTSFDLGAGYFAANPGIYELSVSITNASGINKEHWIGLALGTGDSSGNAAGGASAASYGAGPFLVYRLNSQVEIFAGPNNTNSLTTLNATTGQAHTFTIRLDTVTDASKWSFQVLIDGSAVDLGGSSTFTYNSSNPDNLRYLMLSTGGNGTDAAFARIDNFSFVSVPEPGVTFLAGLSALTLLFRRRV; encoded by the coding sequence ATGATGAGAACGATCCGCTTTTCCGCAATCCTCCCCGCCACCTGCGCTCTCCTGGCCTGCGCGCCACCATCCCAAGCGGCGATCACCACGCTGATCGAGGACACCTTCACCGGCTTTTCCGGAGCCATCGGCGGCCGCACTCCGGACACCAGCTTCAACGACCTGAAGTGGACGACCAGCGCCGGCACACTGGTCTTCAACGGCAATGGCAATGGCGGACTGGACGTCTCCCACGCCTATTCCCGGACCACTTCGTTCGATCTCGGGGCGGGGTATTTCGCGGCCAATCCCGGAATCTACGAACTCTCCGTCTCCATCACGAACGCCTCGGGAATCAACAAGGAGCATTGGATCGGCCTGGCATTGGGCACCGGGGATTCCTCGGGAAACGCTGCGGGCGGCGCTTCGGCGGCAAGCTATGGAGCGGGCCCTTTCCTCGTCTATCGCCTCAACAGCCAGGTCGAGATTTTCGCGGGGCCGAACAACACCAACTCCCTCACAACCCTCAATGCCACCACAGGCCAGGCCCACACGTTCACCATCCGGCTGGATACGGTGACCGATGCGAGCAAGTGGAGCTTCCAGGTCCTGATCGATGGCAGCGCCGTCGATCTGGGGGGAAGCAGCACTTTCACCTATAACTCCAGCAACCCCGACAACCTCCGCTACCTCATGCTATCCACCGGGGGGAATGGAACGGATGCGGCCTTCGCCCGGATCGACAACTTCAGCTTCGTTTCGGTGCCCGAGCCGGGCGTCACCTTCCTCGCCGGGCTCTCCGCCCTCACCCTCCTTTTCCGCCGCCGCGTGTGA
- a CDS encoding FAD-dependent oxidoreductase, which produces MIKPLLPLLLASALPVSAATFLVEAEQFNEKGGWEVDTQFIETMGSPYLIAHGLGKAVSPAFTDIKVPEDGNYRVWVRTLDWTKRLGRAPGAGKFKLTINGKALAAVLGEGEGKWTWQEAGKIDLKAGRSKIMLNDLTGFDGRADAILFSSDDTFQPPPDATFEERTRWNIAGVPSQLEDAGEFDLVVIGGGYGGMGAAISAARMGAKVALIQNRTMLGGNGSSEIRVWAAGAMPPGEYPFYDIVREISDRARASPTPGIEFGDSRKQKVVDLEKNITLFMGHHAYGLDMQDGKIQAVKAADVEVGRLKKIRGRFFADCTGHGFVGVWSGADTAMAEKGRMGMSNQWMWEDRKKPVSFPEQPWMYQLSGKDFPYPRIRNGYGHAQWFWESGYDDHPIRDLETTRDWNLVTCFSAWNSMKNHGAHAERDPNGHRNAEMVWLAYIGGTRETLQILGDVVLSGDDIRTKKQYPDGTVLSTWSIDLHIPNPLYENAIPERKFLSKAVHDRAIDKKVGYPIPYRSFYSRNVPNLFMAGRNISVDRDALGTVRVMKTVGQMGVAVGRAAALATATDSTPRGIYTDHLDAAKKLWKLPGDARFENIDELRKFVDGDKPPL; this is translated from the coding sequence ATGATCAAACCACTGCTACCCCTGCTCCTCGCCTCCGCCCTCCCCGTCTCCGCCGCCACCTTCCTGGTCGAGGCGGAACAGTTCAACGAAAAGGGCGGCTGGGAGGTGGACACCCAGTTCATCGAAACGATGGGTTCCCCGTATCTCATCGCCCACGGCCTCGGCAAAGCCGTCAGCCCCGCGTTCACGGACATCAAGGTGCCGGAAGACGGCAACTACCGCGTCTGGGTCCGCACACTGGACTGGACGAAACGCCTGGGCCGCGCCCCCGGAGCGGGGAAATTCAAGCTCACCATCAACGGGAAGGCGCTTGCCGCGGTGCTGGGTGAGGGGGAGGGAAAGTGGACGTGGCAGGAAGCGGGCAAGATCGACCTCAAGGCCGGCCGCAGCAAGATCATGCTGAACGACCTCACCGGCTTCGACGGCCGGGCGGATGCCATCCTTTTCAGCAGCGACGATACCTTCCAGCCGCCACCGGACGCCACCTTCGAGGAACGCACCCGCTGGAACATCGCGGGCGTGCCGAGCCAGCTTGAGGACGCGGGCGAATTCGATCTAGTCGTCATCGGCGGCGGCTACGGAGGGATGGGCGCCGCCATCTCCGCGGCGCGGATGGGTGCGAAGGTCGCGCTCATCCAGAACCGCACGATGCTGGGCGGGAACGGCTCCTCGGAGATCCGCGTGTGGGCGGCGGGGGCCATGCCTCCCGGCGAGTATCCTTTTTACGACATCGTGCGGGAGATCAGCGACCGGGCGCGGGCGTCCCCTACTCCGGGCATTGAGTTCGGGGATTCCCGGAAACAGAAAGTGGTGGATCTGGAAAAGAACATCACCCTGTTCATGGGACACCACGCCTACGGCCTGGACATGCAGGACGGGAAGATCCAGGCGGTGAAGGCCGCGGACGTGGAGGTGGGACGGCTCAAGAAGATCCGCGGCCGCTTCTTCGCTGATTGCACGGGCCACGGCTTCGTCGGCGTGTGGTCAGGCGCGGACACCGCGATGGCCGAAAAAGGCCGCATGGGCATGAGCAACCAGTGGATGTGGGAAGACCGGAAAAAGCCCGTCTCCTTCCCGGAACAGCCGTGGATGTACCAGCTCAGCGGAAAGGACTTCCCCTATCCCCGCATCCGCAACGGCTACGGCCATGCGCAGTGGTTCTGGGAAAGCGGCTACGATGACCACCCCATCCGCGACCTGGAAACGACCCGCGACTGGAATCTGGTCACCTGCTTCAGCGCATGGAACTCCATGAAAAACCACGGTGCCCACGCGGAGCGTGATCCCAACGGCCACCGCAACGCGGAAATGGTCTGGCTCGCCTACATCGGCGGCACGCGGGAAACCCTCCAGATCCTCGGTGACGTGGTTCTCAGCGGGGATGACATCCGAACCAAGAAACAGTATCCGGACGGCACCGTGCTATCCACCTGGTCCATCGACCTCCACATTCCCAACCCTCTCTACGAAAACGCCATCCCCGAACGGAAATTCCTTTCGAAGGCGGTGCATGACCGGGCGATCGACAAGAAGGTGGGCTACCCCATCCCCTACCGTTCGTTCTACTCCCGCAACGTGCCGAACCTGTTCATGGCCGGCCGCAACATCAGCGTGGACCGTGACGCGCTCGGCACCGTCCGCGTGATGAAAACCGTCGGCCAGATGGGCGTGGCCGTCGGCCGGGCCGCCGCCCTCGCCACCGCCACGGACAGCACCCCGCGCGGGATCTACACCGACCACCTCGATGCCGCGAAAAAGCTCTGGAAACTCCCCGGCGACGCCCGCTTCGAGAACATCGACGAACTCCGGAAATTCGTGGACGGAGACAAGCCGCCGCTGTGA
- a CDS encoding thiazole synthase, which produces MSSPLIIAGREFSSRLFLGTGKFPSNESMRDALAASGTQIVTVALRRADLTGTKDPYANILEYVDAEKYLLLPNTSGAMNAAEAVRLARLAEAAGLPKWVKLEIHPDPTYLLPDPIETLKAAEILVNEGFTVLPYINADPVLAKRLQEAGTATVMPLGAPIGSNRGIATRDQIRIIIEQATVPVVVDAGIGAPSHAAEAMELGADAVLVNTAIAIAADPSRMAIAFKKAVEAGRDAYEMGLPEASDHASATSPLTGFLG; this is translated from the coding sequence ATGTCTTCGCCACTGATCATCGCCGGCCGCGAGTTTTCCTCCCGCCTCTTCCTGGGGACGGGAAAGTTTCCCTCGAATGAATCCATGAGGGATGCCCTGGCGGCGAGCGGCACGCAGATCGTCACGGTGGCGCTGCGGCGTGCGGACCTGACCGGCACGAAAGATCCCTATGCGAACATCCTGGAATACGTGGATGCGGAGAAATACCTGCTGCTGCCGAACACCAGCGGCGCGATGAACGCGGCGGAGGCCGTGCGCCTGGCCAGGCTGGCGGAGGCCGCCGGCCTGCCGAAGTGGGTGAAGCTGGAGATCCACCCGGACCCCACCTACCTGCTGCCGGACCCCATCGAGACCCTGAAGGCAGCGGAAATCCTGGTGAACGAGGGCTTCACCGTGCTGCCCTACATCAATGCGGACCCGGTGCTGGCGAAGCGCCTCCAGGAAGCGGGCACCGCCACCGTCATGCCGCTCGGCGCGCCCATCGGCTCGAACCGGGGGATCGCCACGCGGGACCAGATCCGCATCATCATCGAGCAGGCGACCGTGCCCGTCGTGGTGGACGCGGGCATCGGCGCGCCCAGCCACGCGGCGGAGGCGATGGAACTCGGCGCGGATGCCGTGCTGGTGAACACCGCCATCGCCATCGCGGCGGACCCGTCAAGGATGGCCATCGCTTTCAAAAAGGCCGTCGAGGCCGGTCGGGATGCCTATGAAATGGGCCTGCCGGAAGCCAGCGACCACGCCAGCGCGACGAGTCCGTTGACGGGGTTTTTGGGGTGA
- a CDS encoding HAD family phosphatase, with the protein MTFLFDIGRVLLDFDFETSLATLLPEGTVDSKERLARLIERKDEFEAGKLDTETYITWALGVMESTATHDEFLHAWRNIFTPNGPMWECARKLAEDGHRLVLFSNINPIHSPWIFEAFPGFSVFHGAVMSFETGFIKPDRAIYEHAIAAYGLVPEQTLYIDDLPDNIATGKAMGFRSWQYDLHDHAAFEAWLERQMEEVGNIEHRTSNIER; encoded by the coding sequence ATGACCTTTCTCTTCGACATCGGCCGCGTGCTGCTGGACTTCGACTTCGAGACCTCGCTCGCCACCCTGCTTCCGGAAGGCACCGTCGATTCCAAGGAACGGCTCGCAAGGCTGATCGAGCGGAAAGACGAGTTCGAGGCGGGCAAGCTCGATACGGAAACCTACATCACCTGGGCGCTGGGCGTGATGGAGAGCACCGCCACCCATGACGAGTTCCTCCATGCCTGGCGGAACATTTTCACGCCCAACGGACCCATGTGGGAGTGCGCGCGGAAACTGGCGGAGGACGGCCACCGGCTGGTCCTTTTCTCCAACATCAACCCCATCCACAGCCCGTGGATCTTCGAGGCGTTTCCCGGATTCTCCGTTTTCCATGGCGCGGTCATGTCCTTCGAGACAGGCTTCATCAAGCCGGACCGGGCCATCTACGAACACGCCATCGCCGCCTACGGGCTGGTCCCGGAACAGACCCTCTACATCGACGACCTGCCGGACAACATCGCCACCGGAAAGGCGATGGGATTCCGGTCATGGCAATATGACCTCCATGACCACGCCGCCTTCGAAGCGTGGCTGGAAAGACAGATGGAGGAGGTAGGGAACATCGAACACCGAACGTCCAACATCGAACGTTGA
- a CDS encoding PEP-CTERM sorting domain-containing protein: protein MNPLPPLLALAVSASSAHSAIIIGNLAAPTTINVTGSSNVTSINYTPYSAGPPVVNAAYNAKAVGFTMGASDYSVDSITLRLSGVGNTGTDAPLVSIYTANAGKTAPSTLVGTFTNPDFTTTAITNWVFTPASGITLTAGASYFITVQQTNTTGSDLNFVWENGGTLTDNTNTVPTGVGATHDTARFGGGPLASAINSVSSRHNWYQLEGTAIPEPASALIAGLGAVLLGGRRRRD, encoded by the coding sequence ATGAATCCACTCCCGCCTCTCCTGGCACTCGCCGTCTCGGCTTCTTCCGCCCATTCGGCCATCATCATCGGCAACCTCGCCGCTCCGACCACCATCAACGTCACCGGATCGAGCAACGTCACCAGCATCAACTACACCCCATACTCCGCAGGACCTCCCGTGGTGAACGCCGCCTACAATGCGAAGGCGGTGGGCTTCACCATGGGGGCCAGCGATTATTCGGTGGATTCCATCACGCTCCGCCTCAGCGGGGTGGGCAACACCGGCACGGACGCTCCCCTGGTCAGCATCTACACCGCCAATGCAGGGAAAACCGCGCCGTCCACCTTGGTGGGCACTTTCACGAATCCGGATTTCACCACCACCGCGATCACCAACTGGGTGTTCACCCCGGCTTCCGGCATCACCCTGACGGCAGGGGCCTCTTATTTCATCACGGTCCAGCAGACGAACACCACCGGCTCCGACCTCAACTTCGTGTGGGAGAACGGCGGCACGTTGACGGATAACACCAACACCGTTCCTACGGGGGTGGGTGCGACGCATGACACCGCCAGATTCGGCGGAGGCCCCCTTGCATCCGCGATCAACTCCGTGTCCTCCCGCCATAACTGGTACCAGTTGGAAGGGACGGCCATTCCGGAGCCTGCATCCGCGCTCATCGCGGGGCTGGGTGCCGTCCTCCTTGGGGGCCGCCGTCGCAGGGACTGA
- a CDS encoding sulfatase — protein sequence MSQPTSTTHPEKRNHPAARFLPVLGGISIFLAYQFCRSVERLTNRAGAMDTKFSAIAKEDFMGFLIGQNALMLIAYVILAVVGTLLLQPFLSWVCGKLRIRRWWAVAILAWGLTVLLHDHYFTVRMVESKPYFLPDAGGNWYSGSIGLLPAAVRRVFDIGFFTILPLLGAAVALFWQIHRWGRRGWLIAGPVMAVVLGIFGVKAAIASTTRKTAGSQKAPNILIIGSDSLRGDRLGVAGYRPRRTDGPAAAGVSPTIDALAARSVNFTTCYAPIGSTLESGTSFMASQYPHTHGLRHMFPNRQAIMDARSRTVPMASLLREKGYDTAAIGDWCAGYYELMPLGFEHISVSSFDSFKVYMSQAVVMAHPIIAIYFDNALGYRLYPQINSFASFVTPEVVTNRVRKRLGEAASDGRPFFWHVFYSCTHLPYQSKEPYASMFIDPDYDGPNKKAFPFNVDDFASKPNLEEIFAAAPARDIAHINAVYDGCVRQFDDCVKDILESLEKNGLAENTIVIVTGDHGDDLYDPGTTLLHGQGFNGGLQASHVPMIVHVPGVAAKSIEETVRLIDVMPTLADLTGVEKPAAWEGRSFADWITGRSAPEWRPFYGETGFPFMQPKVADIERPPLHPLDQMTTYDPSFNYQFVLKPEYEESLVTAKQRCLRTRYWKMVCTPAADGSRHFGLFHLPTDPHGRTDLATARPEVAAPLQAALARWTDQHHESSITEIFPSGEPE from the coding sequence TTGAGCCAGCCCACCTCCACCACCCATCCGGAAAAACGGAACCATCCGGCAGCCCGCTTCCTGCCCGTCCTGGGCGGGATTTCCATTTTCCTCGCCTACCAATTCTGCAGGTCGGTGGAACGCCTCACGAACCGGGCGGGCGCCATGGACACGAAGTTCAGCGCCATCGCGAAGGAAGATTTCATGGGCTTCCTCATCGGGCAGAACGCGCTCATGCTCATCGCCTACGTCATCCTGGCGGTTGTGGGCACGTTGCTGCTGCAGCCGTTCCTTTCCTGGGTGTGCGGAAAGCTGCGCATCCGCCGGTGGTGGGCCGTCGCCATCCTGGCCTGGGGCCTGACCGTGCTGCTGCATGACCACTATTTCACCGTCCGGATGGTGGAATCGAAGCCCTACTTCCTACCGGACGCCGGGGGGAACTGGTACAGCGGCTCCATCGGACTGCTGCCCGCCGCCGTCCGCCGTGTGTTCGACATCGGCTTTTTCACCATCCTGCCGCTGCTGGGGGCCGCCGTGGCCCTGTTCTGGCAGATCCACCGCTGGGGCCGCCGTGGGTGGCTCATCGCCGGTCCGGTGATGGCGGTGGTGCTGGGCATCTTCGGCGTGAAGGCCGCCATCGCCTCCACCACGCGGAAAACCGCCGGTTCACAAAAAGCGCCGAACATCCTCATCATCGGCTCGGACTCCCTCCGCGGGGACCGCCTGGGCGTGGCCGGCTACCGCCCGCGCCGCACGGACGGCCCCGCCGCAGCCGGTGTCTCCCCCACCATCGACGCGCTCGCGGCCCGCTCGGTGAATTTCACCACCTGCTACGCCCCCATCGGCTCCACGCTGGAGTCCGGCACCTCTTTCATGGCCTCCCAGTATCCGCACACCCACGGGTTGCGGCATATGTTCCCGAACCGGCAGGCGATCATGGACGCGCGGTCCCGCACGGTCCCCATGGCCTCCCTGCTGCGGGAAAAGGGCTACGACACCGCCGCCATCGGCGACTGGTGCGCCGGATACTATGAGCTGATGCCGCTGGGCTTCGAGCACATCTCCGTTTCCAGCTTCGACAGCTTCAAGGTGTATATGAGCCAGGCGGTGGTCATGGCCCACCCCATCATCGCCATCTACTTCGACAACGCGCTGGGCTACCGCCTCTATCCGCAGATCAACTCGTTCGCCAGCTTCGTCACGCCGGAGGTGGTCACCAACCGGGTGAGGAAACGCCTGGGAGAAGCAGCCTCGGACGGCAGGCCGTTCTTCTGGCACGTCTTCTACTCCTGCACCCACCTCCCCTATCAGAGCAAGGAGCCCTACGCGAGCATGTTCATCGACCCGGACTATGACGGTCCGAACAAGAAGGCGTTTCCGTTCAATGTCGATGACTTCGCCAGCAAACCGAACCTGGAGGAAATCTTCGCCGCCGCACCCGCGAGGGACATCGCCCACATCAACGCGGTCTATGATGGCTGCGTGCGCCAGTTCGACGACTGCGTGAAGGACATCCTGGAGTCGCTGGAGAAAAACGGTTTGGCGGAAAACACCATCGTCATCGTCACCGGCGACCACGGCGATGACCTCTACGATCCCGGGACCACGCTGCTGCACGGCCAGGGTTTCAACGGCGGCCTCCAGGCCAGCCATGTGCCGATGATCGTCCATGTGCCCGGCGTGGCCGCGAAATCCATCGAAGAAACCGTGCGCCTCATCGACGTGATGCCCACGCTCGCGGACCTGACCGGAGTGGAGAAGCCCGCCGCCTGGGAGGGCCGCAGTTTCGCGGACTGGATCACCGGCAGGTCCGCTCCGGAATGGAGGCCCTTTTATGGCGAAACCGGCTTCCCTTTCATGCAGCCGAAGGTGGCGGACATCGAGCGCCCCCCGCTCCATCCGCTCGACCAGATGACGACCTATGATCCGTCCTTCAACTACCAGTTCGTCCTGAAGCCGGAGTATGAGGAATCCCTCGTCACCGCGAAGCAGCGCTGCCTCCGCACCCGTTATTGGAAGATGGTCTGCACCCCCGCTGCGGACGGCAGCCGCCACTTCGGCCTCTTCCACCTGCCGACGGATCCCCACGGCAGGACGGATCTCGCCACAGCCCGCCCCGAGGTGGCAGCCCCCCTACAGGCCGCCCTCGCCCGCTGGACCGACCAGCACCACGAGTCCTCCATCACCGAAATCTTCCCCTCCGGGGAGCCTGAATAA